The Bactrocera dorsalis isolate Fly_Bdor chromosome 2, ASM2337382v1, whole genome shotgun sequence region CGGAGGTCAAACTGCCAAAGGATATTCTACAAGGGTCAGTGACCATATTTTCAGTTCTCTCTCTTTTTGGTGTAAACCGATgtgatttttattgtttcagtattttttatttgattttgaatttttttgtgcgTGTATGAGTTGCAGTAGCgtgcaaaatgcaaatttttgtttctcaaaCTATTTTAGTTTGCATTTGAATTGAGAATTCTGTGTGCGTTTGTAGTTGCTTgcaagcatgtgtgtgtgtgtgcgtaatgCATGTCTGTATATGTAGTGGTGTTCAGTACACTTTCAGCTATTTTCAAGCCATTCAGTCCGCAgataaataaagtgaaattttttgtcTCTTCCTCTTACCACTAAACGGTCATACGGTTGGAGTAGGTTTAGCGCTGCCTCCGGCATACCCACGCAGCCGCCACCGCCATACCAGGCGCCACAGACGTACGGCCTGAACGGACCAGTCGTCTCGCAGGGCTACAGCCTACAGGCACAACAATGCCTGTTGCATCGCTCGCTGACGTGCAGCTGCTTGCACAACTCACGCGACGTAAGCCCAACTTTTACTTTACAGCACCTAaattttgtcttaaaatttcattttatttacttttctccTTTTTCTGTACACGCGTAGGGTCTGTCGCCAAATTCAGTCACCACAACCATGTCACCCGCCTATCCGAACAGCGAGCCGTCGTCCGACTCCTTGAACACTTACAGTAATGTGGTCTTGGACGCCGCCAATGCCGCTGGCGTTGCGAATGATAACGGTGCTAGCTTAATggtgcagcaacagcaacaacagcagcagcagcagcagcaacagcaacaacaacatcaacagcaacaacaacaacagcgacaacagcagcagcagcaacaacaacagcagtcacTTAACACAAATTTGGAAGGTAAATCGCTAATTGCTTGATCAAACGAAGTCTTTCAGGAAATGAAATAGGCGAAACGTCCGAAACTGTTAATTTGAGTATTTACATAGTTTGAGTAAATAAGCAGCTTTAAAAAtaccaatttttaaacaatatctAGCATACGAAGATGAAGTTTGCTGAAAGTTATGTCGGTACTAACGCACATTTGGCTTATTTAAACTCCTTAATAGTTTGGCACTTCCGAAAGCCGTCTGGCATATCTATtgatatgtaaattttattagagTTTATTGAgtaagttatatttttagactttacataaacGTTTAGGTGTCAATTCGATGAAATTATTCAGCATAGTCGTGATGGTGGGCGAAACATCGAGTTCAACAATTTTCCAACTATTTGATATCAGTTCTGTAGTCGTTTGGCACAATCTAGACGAATTCTCTTCAGCGACGCTATTGAGAGCcgtgaagaagaaaatattgctgGGATGTTTTTCCTTTCTTCTCTGCAGGGAGATTGACACTCTACCCTAATGAATCCACAGCCATCATTTCAACTAAATGAACGAACGAGTACCACTTAATATCAcagtcgatggcgttaaaattccgactgtAAACAGCCCTAAGATTTTTGGTGTTACACTTGACAGTCTGTGTTCCTTCACTCCACATACAACGTTGATTATTGCCTTAGTACCGAGCGGCAACAAAATCGTTAAGTCGCTAGCCGACAGCTCTTTGGGAAAGGATAGAGAAACATTGTAGGAAACATGCAAGGCAATCGGCTGGTTGGACACAAGCTAAGTTGCACCGATATGGTCAGCTCGATAAAGTGAAACGCGGACGAAGATCCTTCGCATGTGTTTAAATACACCACTTTGTATATAAACCCCTTGGTTTCTCCTGTCGAACCCCTATACAGTCAAGCCGACATGTCTTGCTCAATGAATTCAAATCATTTCTCTCAAAGCAGTTTCCGCTAGGatgttttcgcaaaattcgtctCTGCAGTCACCTACTTTAAGTGGACCTTCCTCCTAGGAGACTCAATAGGTCTGTCTTTAATTATTTCCGCGAACAATACGTACAATACGCACTGACCGTCTTTCACAGTGGAGCTATCAACACATTCATCGACTCCCTACCAGTTAATGGCGTATTTGAAGACAAATCACCATCCACTGCAGACGTGAGCTAGAGTTTACCCGAGACACTCGGGTAATTTCGTTCAGGATATTATAGAATTTAACCCCTGATTACCAGTACAAAACAGTATGAAAGCGCAACTGGTAgaagtttcggctacgaggtctgaccggacACTTAAATCTAATACCACAGGGAGCAGTAGCCCTcggagttcgctccaatctgATCATACGGACAAAACCCTCGGAGAGTATTGTGGTGATTGTAgttaaaacccaaatgcgggaagaactgatAACTTGTcagtttaatttgaatttttattgcaagCGGGTGTCGGAAACAAAGTAGGGCAGAGGTTTTACATGAGTCTCGAACCCttccaaggtggttagtgtgtccatttcATACTGTCAATTGCTACTAAAAATGCCTTGAACCGTATTCATCTAACATCCCTCACCCTaaaccccgtcgaaacagcacgttttctgtttttaaaaacaaacgGGGACCTCAtaaccgctacaacaacaactttaacAACTTTTAAACAACAGTATTCAAGACTCGACCGACCCAAAATACTAAAACCCCGAAGATTTTTATACATAACTTAATTTatctcaaaataatattattttccctattttattctttattttatttcggcAGACAATAACTGCGCATCGACGCTCATCGGTCAGTGCATGGAGGCGCTTAACAATGAGCCACAAATTGACGAATTTACATTGGACAGCTTTCAACCTGGTCTCGACTGCAATCTGGAGGAGGTGAGTAACAGTGTAAtaaaatccaaataaatttcCTCAAATGTCAAGCGCCTTGCATGATATATTAACCTTTCCATCACTCTCTTTTACCCTCCGCAGTTGATCCGGCAGGAGATGAGCATTGACGGCATGTTAGACATCAATATACCGTTCACCGCTGACCCCACAAGTGTTGCCAACGATACGGCGAATTTGGTTAATAGCGCCCTCGGCGTTGCGAATAAtgcgcaccaacaacaacaacaacagctgaaTCAGTTGCAGGCTCAGTTAccccagcaacagcagcaacaattgaTGCCATCACTGTTGAATAGTATCgctagcaataacaacaacaacaataataacaatagtaACATGTTAGAGTTGCCAACCGCCACACCGACGCAAACAAATCTAAACGCACGCGTACAATACTCACAAGCGAGCGTCGTGACGCCACCATCGTGGGTGCACTAGAGCGGTGCGTGTGCATGGCGAGTGGCTGTTACTGCGCGC contains the following coding sequences:
- the LOC105234144 gene encoding forkhead box protein O isoform X4, translating into MEGFVHDWPTPPPTDIPLHMDLVSELQGDGGFEPQTRARSNTWPCPRPENFVEPSDDLDSTKASNQQLASADSQQTIQNINTAKKNSSRRNAWGNLSYADLITHAIGSATDKRLTLSQIYEWMVQNVPYFKDKGDSNSSAGWKNSIRHNLSLHNRFMRVQNEGTGKSSWWMLNPDAKPGKSVRRRAASMETSRYEKRRGRAKKRVEALRQAGITGLNDATPSPSSSVSEGLDHFSESPLHSGNFQLSPDFRQRASSNASSCGRLSPIPALIGLEPDWSFGGDYTSTSITPAQAASMDQLAGSIAEVKLPKDILQGFSAASGIPTQPPPPYQAPQTYGLNGPVVSQGYSLQAQQCLLHRSLTCSCLHNSRDGLSPNSVTTTMSPAYPNSEPSSDSLNTYSNVVLDAANAAGVANDNGASLMVQQQQQQQQQQQQQQQQHQQQQQQQRQQQQQQQQQQSLNTNLEDNNCASTLIGQCMEALNNEPQIDEFTLDSFQPGLDCNLEELIRQEMSIDGMLDINIPFTADPTSVANDTANLVNSALGVANNAHQQQQQQLNQLQAQLPQQQQQQLMPSLLNSIASNNNNNNNNNSNMLELPTATPTQTNLNARVQYSQASVVTPPSWVH